The Euzebya sp. DNA window CCCACCGGGGGGGGGCCCCCCCGACACACTGCGAAGCTGCGCGGCGATGCCCACGACTGACCGCCCCCTCACCATCACGAACGCCCGCATCTTCGACGGGTCCGCCGCCGACCTGGTGGAGGGGACCATCCGCGTCGTCGACGGGGTGGTGGTCGAGATCGCCTCGTCCGATGCCGGCGCCGGCGACGGGGAGGTGGTCGACGCCCGCGGCCGGGTGGTCGTGCCGGGGTTGATCGACGCGCACTTCCACGCCTACGGGATCAGCCTCGACATGCTGGCGATGGAGGCGACGCCGATGAGCTACGTCGCCTCGAAGGCCGCCCAGCGGCTCGGCCGGGCGCTGCGCCGCGGGTTCACGACCGTCCGGGACGTCGCCGGCGGCGACAGCGGCCTGCGCCGCGCGCTCGACGAGGGTCTGATCGCCGGCCCACGCTACCTCTACACCGGCCGGGCGCTGTCCCAGACCGGCGGGCACGCCGACCCGCGGCCGCCGGACCTGGCCATCGACCTGTGCTGCGGGCACGCGGGCCACACCGGCGAGGTCGTCGACGGCGTCGATGCGCTCCGCCGCGCGGTCCGCGAGCGGTTCCGCACCGGCGCGCACGCGATCAAGGTCATGACCTCCGGCGGGGTGATGAGCCTGGCCGACCCGCTGCGGGTGCCGCAGTACTCCGCCGAGGAGGTCCGCGCCGTCACCGACGAGGCGACCCGCCGCGGCAGCTACGTCGCCGCCCACGCCTACTC harbors:
- a CDS encoding amidohydrolase family protein; this encodes MPTTDRPLTITNARIFDGSAADLVEGTIRVVDGVVVEIASSDAGAGDGEVVDARGRVVVPGLIDAHFHAYGISLDMLAMEATPMSYVASKAAQRLGRALRRGFTTVRDVAGGDSGLRRALDEGLIAGPRYLYTGRALSQTGGHADPRPPDLAIDLCCGHAGHTGEVVDGVDALRRAVRERFRTGAHAIKVMTSGGVMSLADPLRVPQYSAEEVRAVTDEATRRGSYVAAHAYSPEAIVHSVANGVRSIEHGNLLDADSAAAMAAAGAYLVPTLATYDAMDRRGGEFGLTAVGLAKNREVLDHGRTAIEIARAAGVPVGFGTDLMGGLETEQLSGLRLQHEVDGTLDLLRAATSVNAALLGRDDVGRIAPGAAADLIVYDDDPFETPSALWADGGRTVIQAGRVVA